Genomic window (Sediminispirochaeta smaragdinae DSM 11293):
CCTTACCGAATCCACCGCTCATCCCGACAGGCGGGTCGACAGCTATGCGTTTCAGAATCCGAACTATCATCCGGCGAATGGAAATGAGATGAGGATGCTCGATGGCAAGATCCTTGATCCTGCGGAAACCAGCCGTTATTTCCTTGTCGATTCTACTCCGGAGCCCCATCCCCAGCTTGGATCGGCTTTCCGGATTTTTATCCCCTATGTGGTGCAGTTCGGTTATGAATGGTCGCGTAACGGCAGGATTCAGATCCTGGACGGAAGCTGGTTTAACATACGAACCTTTTCCCTTCCCTATGCCGATTATGAAGGCTCCTTCGTCGACAATCCCTTTGTCGTACGGGTCATTCAGCATCCCCTTCCTCCTCCCGAACCGGTCGAACCGGAGGAAGAGCCTGATCGAAGCCGATATATGAAAGAGACCCTTGAAGCCTACGAAGAGATCAGCGAAAAAGGGGAGGGAGAGATCATCTACGGAAAGGGTGAGAGCGACCTCATCGGCGATATAAAGAAGCTCATCGACAAGGCCGAGGGCGACAGCCTTGATCTGGTTCTCTGTCTCGATACCACAAAGAGTATGGAAAACGATATCCCCCACCTGAAAACCTCACTGATTCCGATGCTGAAAGAGGTGAGTGGACACTTTGCCCGTTTTCGTTTCGGCCTTGTTCTCTACAGGGATTACTACGAGGAATATCTGACCAAGACCTTCCCCTTTCAGGACGATTTTTCGTCGCTCCAGCGGGTACTGTCTGGAATTCGCGTTTTCGGAGGAAGGGATATTCCCGAAGCTGTGTATGAAGCGCTGTATGCCGGCATACACGAATACCCCTGGTCCGGCGATGCCAAAATGATCATTCTCGTCGGGGATGCTCCCCCCCATCCTATGCCGAGGGGGAGGGTGACAAAGGAGCTGGTCTACACCGACGCGGAGGCGGCGGGGATCGAATTAAACGTAATTATTCTGCCTCAGTAGCGGGCGGTGTTTGATTTCCCTGCTGTTGTTGCCTGATTTCTTCGCTTACCTTTGTGGCAAGGACCTTGGGCCACTGCGGGTAGACCGCCGCCTCTTCGCTCCGGTACTTTTCCAAAAGCGCATCAAATAGTCTCAGAGCTTCCTGGTCGTTACCCATTTTATGGATCAGGAAGGCTATTTCATATTCAGCTTCAACCCTTCTTGAGGTTTCATTCGGGTAACTATCCAGAAAGTAGTGGTAATATTCAATTGCCCTCTGAAATTTATCATTTGAGGCCGCTTCCTGGGCCTGTTGAAATATTTGCGCCGGTGTGAGATCGGAGAGAACCGGTTCGGGTTCTGAGGCGCAGGATGCAAGTATAGAGAATGATAGAATCGACACGACAATGGCTGCCGTGAGATAAGAAAACAGGTTTCTGCATTTCATGTTGATGGTTAACCTCGATTGTCTAGTATTCCGAAGGAGAGTAAATTTCATCCTTAATCGGGAGGTTCTTTTTTAACTCCTTTATGAAATCACGACTTTCTCCCATCTCTTCATAATGGGGACAGTCCGAAGCATCCCTTCGCGAAACGGTGAAATACTTGTGAAGCTTTTCCTCGCCCAGTTTCTTTCTCCATTGCCCGGCTTCGCATCGGATACGGAGTTGGTAGCTGCGTCCGTCTCCGGCAGGTACACGAACCGTCTTGCAGTGAATACAATTGGCACAATACCGTTTTTCGTCATCTTCGCAGCCGCTCATATTTCCCCCTTTTTGTTTAGCGGTATAGTACAATGATCGAAATAGCACCGTCAAGAGTTGAGATTTTTCCTCTCTCCGCAGCTACTTTTCCAAATATTCAAAAATCGATACAATACCGCACATTATGATAGCTACTATTGTGAATTGTATCACAGTTTTCTTCGGTTCACTGATAGGGATCACCGTTCACGCTAAAATTCGGGATGATATTCGGGATGTTGTCTATATCGGCGCCGGATGTATAAGCCTCGTAATCGGACTTCAGATGGCGTTTGAGTCCGCCCGGGTTCTTTACCTGGTTTTCAGCCTTTTCCTCGGTGGTATTCTCGGGACGATCTGGAACATCGAGGGCTGGATCATGCGTTTCGGAACGTTTCTTGAATCCCTGGTAAAACGTGGAAGGCAAGAGACGGCGGAAAACAAGAACTTCGCTCTTGGCTTTCTTAACGCCTCTGTTCTTTTCTGTGTCGGTGCGATGACCATCGTGGGAGCGATGAAGGCTGGGGCCGAGGGGGATTACGACCTCATTCTTATGAAATCGATCATGGACGGTTTTATGGCTATCATGTTCTCTGCGGCCCTTGGGATAGGCGTGATGTTTTCCATTATCACCATTCTTGTCTACCAGGGAGGCTTAACCCTTCTCGCCGGCTGGATCGGGCCGATGATTGGGCAACTCGGCCTGAGTGAGATCTCCGGTGTCGGAGGTGTTCTCGTTATGATGATCGGTATTAATCTCCTTGGGCTCAGGGAGATAAAAACGGCAAATTTCCTTCCCTCCTTGCTGATCGTCCTTGCCTTTACCGGCGCGGAGCCCTATTGGCTCCCCGCCGCAAAGTCCTTCTTCGGTTTCTAAGGCTTCCACCGGTGCCCCGTCGGCTATCCGTGGCGCCGCTCTTTTTTCGTTCGTCGTTCCTGAATGGCTCGGGCGTCTTCGATAATCTCCCGTGCCGATCCGTCTTCACCCACCGGTCTTGGCCCGATATCCCACACGTCCGATGCGTATTGGGCGATTGCTCTGTCACTTGAAAATTTCCCTGCCGAAGCGATATTGAGGACTGCCTTTTTGCACCACGCCTCGGGTTCGTTCCTGTAGAGCTGTTCGGCCCGGCGCTGGGCGTCGGCATAGCTGCGCAGATCGGCAAGGTGGAGGTATCGGTCTCTTCCTCCAAGCAGCATATCTCGAATGGGGTCGAAAATGCCGGGCTCGGCAAAATTGAAATGGCCTGAAAAGAGCAGTTCTACCGCCCTTCTGATCTCTTCGTCTTCCGTTATATACGGTGACGGGTCGTAGTGAGGGATCAAGGCCTCTGCCTCATCGGCTTTTAAGCCGAAAAGGAAAAGATTTTCGGCTCCCGCCTCCTCCGCAATTTCGATGTTTGCTCCATCGAGGGTTCCCATGGTAAGGGCACCGTTACACATAAACTTCATATTCCCCGTGCCCGAGGCTTCTGTTCCCGCCGTGGATATCTGTTCGGAGACATCTGTAGCAGGAATGATCTTCTCGGCCAGGCTTACACGGTAGTTGGGAACAAAGTGAAGGGCGAGCTTTCCCTTCATCGCCGTATCGCTATTGACGACCTGGGCGATGTTATTGATAAGTTTGATAATGAGCTTTGCCATGGCATAACCCGGAGCCGCCTTGCCGGCGATAAGAAAACTCCTCGGCTGAAAATCATCCTTCTTTCCGTCCCTGATCCTGTTGTAGAGCATGACGATGTGAAGGGCATTGAGAAGCTGCCGCTTATATTCGTGGATCCGCTTAACCTGTACATCGAAAAGGGTGGCGATTTCCAGCCGTATCCCCTGCTCCCGCTGCAGTTGAAGTGCCAGGGCCTCTTTTGCCTGTTTCTTAACCTTTCGGAACTCATCGAGAAAGCCGGGATCGTCGGCAAAGGGCTTCAGCTCGGTAAGCCTGGAAAAATCGGTAATCCATCCTTCTCCGATGGCTCCGGTGATAAGTTCTGCCAGCGGTGGATTTGCCTGAAGAAGCCAGCGCCGCTGGGTTATGCCGTTTGTCTTGTTGTTGAACCGCTGAGGAAAAATTTGTGCCATCTCCGGTACCAGCCTGCTTTTCAGCAGTTCTGTGTGGAGGGCCGCAACTCCGTTCGTCGAGTGGGTTCCGACGATGCTGAGATTCGCCATTCTGATTTGCTTCGGATCACTCTCTTCAACCAGGCTTACCTTTGCGATCTTTGCCATATCACCGGGGAAAACGGTAATCGCTTTCTGAAGAAAGCGGTGGTTGATTTCGTAGATGATCTGAAGGTGTCGCGGTAAAAGCGATTCGAGCATGGGAACCGGCCACTTTTCCAGCGCTTCGGGCATCAGGGTGTGATTGGTGTAGCCGGTGGAACGGACCGTCACATCCCATGCTTCGTCCCACGCAAGGTGTTCTTCATCCATGAGGATACGCATACACTCAGGGATGGTGAGGGATGGATGGGTGTCGTTCAGCTGAATCGCCGCATTCTCGTGGAAACGATCCCAACTTTTTCCCGTTGCGCGGAAGCGCCTGAAGATATCCCGAAGGGAAGATGAAACGAAGAAGTATTGCTGGCGCAGCCGAAGTTCTTTTCCGAGATAAAGCTTGTCGTTGGGGTAGAGCACCTTGGTGAGGTTTTCTGCCATCACCTTTGCGCTGACCGCCTCTACATAATCACCGGCATTGAAGTCGTCGAAATCGAACTCCTCCGCAGCCCTGGCACTCCAGAGCCTGAGGGTGTTGACCGTATCGCCGCCATAGCCGACGATGGGCATGTCATAGGCGATGCCGACCACCGGCTGGGTATCCACCCAGCGGTAGATGCGTATCCCCTTTTCTCTGGCAGATTCGACCCTGCCGCCGAAATGGACCGGAAAGCTGATATCCGGCCGTTCGATTTCCCATGGATTGCCCCAGCGGAGCCAGTCGTCGGGCTGTTCCACCTGCATACCGTTCTCTATTTTTTGTCGGAAGATGCCGTAATCGTACCTGAGACCGTACCCTACAGCGGGGATTTTCATGGTGGCTAAAGAATCCATGAAGCAGGCGGCAAGACGCCCGAGCCCTCCGTTGCCGAGCCCCGCGTCCACTTCCTG
Coding sequences:
- a CDS encoding vWA domain-containing protein, which codes for MKAPAYYIAAVSFSLACMLALPLYAQESALTLTPDDLVIEQSLEGGYYLYIRAKKGIGSVLLTESTAHPDRRVDSYAFQNPNYHPANGNEMRMLDGKILDPAETSRYFLVDSTPEPHPQLGSAFRIFIPYVVQFGYEWSRNGRIQILDGSWFNIRTFSLPYADYEGSFVDNPFVVRVIQHPLPPPEPVEPEEEPDRSRYMKETLEAYEEISEKGEGEIIYGKGESDLIGDIKKLIDKAEGDSLDLVLCLDTTKSMENDIPHLKTSLIPMLKEVSGHFARFRFGLVLYRDYYEEYLTKTFPFQDDFSSLQRVLSGIRVFGGRDIPEAVYEALYAGIHEYPWSGDAKMIILVGDAPPHPMPRGRVTKELVYTDAEAAGIELNVIILPQ
- a CDS encoding outer membrane protein assembly factor BamD: MKCRNLFSYLTAAIVVSILSFSILASCASEPEPVLSDLTPAQIFQQAQEAASNDKFQRAIEYYHYFLDSYPNETSRRVEAEYEIAFLIHKMGNDQEALRLFDALLEKYRSEEAAVYPQWPKVLATKVSEEIRQQQQGNQTPPATEAE
- a CDS encoding DUF554 domain-containing protein, translated to MNCITVFFGSLIGITVHAKIRDDIRDVVYIGAGCISLVIGLQMAFESARVLYLVFSLFLGGILGTIWNIEGWIMRFGTFLESLVKRGRQETAENKNFALGFLNASVLFCVGAMTIVGAMKAGAEGDYDLILMKSIMDGFMAIMFSAALGIGVMFSIITILVYQGGLTLLAGWIGPMIGQLGLSEISGVGGVLVMMIGINLLGLREIKTANFLPSLLIVLAFTGAEPYWLPAAKSFFGF
- a CDS encoding glycogen/starch/alpha-glucan phosphorylase, producing MTEKKKSDENRKDEGASRNGFDVESIIWGFAEHLRYTLGDDRYSATDHDRFMALAYAIRDRILHRWIKTRQLHRQSDVKRVYYLSLEFLIGRAMTNNVINLGIEPEVREAMEELGYRYEELADQEVDAGLGNGGLGRLAACFMDSLATMKIPAVGYGLRYDYGIFRQKIENGMQVEQPDDWLRWGNPWEIERPDISFPVHFGGRVESAREKGIRIYRWVDTQPVVGIAYDMPIVGYGGDTVNTLRLWSARAAEEFDFDDFNAGDYVEAVSAKVMAENLTKVLYPNDKLYLGKELRLRQQYFFVSSSLRDIFRRFRATGKSWDRFHENAAIQLNDTHPSLTIPECMRILMDEEHLAWDEAWDVTVRSTGYTNHTLMPEALEKWPVPMLESLLPRHLQIIYEINHRFLQKAITVFPGDMAKIAKVSLVEESDPKQIRMANLSIVGTHSTNGVAALHTELLKSRLVPEMAQIFPQRFNNKTNGITQRRWLLQANPPLAELITGAIGEGWITDFSRLTELKPFADDPGFLDEFRKVKKQAKEALALQLQREQGIRLEIATLFDVQVKRIHEYKRQLLNALHIVMLYNRIRDGKKDDFQPRSFLIAGKAAPGYAMAKLIIKLINNIAQVVNSDTAMKGKLALHFVPNYRVSLAEKIIPATDVSEQISTAGTEASGTGNMKFMCNGALTMGTLDGANIEIAEEAGAENLFLFGLKADEAEALIPHYDPSPYITEDEEIRRAVELLFSGHFNFAEPGIFDPIRDMLLGGRDRYLHLADLRSYADAQRRAEQLYRNEPEAWCKKAVLNIASAGKFSSDRAIAQYASDVWDIGPRPVGEDGSAREIIEDARAIQERRTKKERRHG